A genomic region of Rheinheimera sp. MMS21-TC3 contains the following coding sequences:
- the secA gene encoding preprotein translocase subunit SecA: MFGKLFTKLVGSRNDRFLKKLQKQVQQINALEAEYQALTDEQLQAKTAYFKQKIKDGASLDDILNEAFATVREASVRVFGMRHFDVQLIGGMVLHQGKISEMRTGEGKTLTATLPAYLNALSGGSVHVITVNDYLARRDAETNEPLFRFLGMTVGVNVPGMSHADKHKAYAADITYGTNNEFGFDYLRDNMAFSPDDRVQRDQAYAIIDEVDSILIDEARTPLIISGPAEDSSELYQKIDTLVPQLIKQDEEDEEGKHGDGHFTLDEKARQVYLTEQGQIKVEDMLREAGMIGEHDTLFSAANITLLHHVYAALRAHQLFKRDVDYVIKDGEIVIVDEHTGRTMEGRRWSEGLHQAVEAKEGVHIQNENQTLASITFQNYFRLYNKLSGMTGTADTEAFEFQQIYGLETIVVPTNRPMVRNDMADLVYLTAEDKYQAIIADIIKKQQANRPVLVGTASIESSEYLSELLNKAKITHKVLNAKFHANEAEIIANAGRPGHVTIATNMAGRGTDIVLGGSLQAELAGLTEPTEEQIAKVKADWKVRHDAVVESGGLHIIGTERHESRRIDNQLRGRSGRQGDKGSSRFYLSLEDSLMRIFASDRMAAMMRRLGMEKGEAIEHPWVSRAIENAQRKVEARNFDIRKQLLEFDDVANDQRKVVYEQRNELLDATDISETITVIRGDVVEDLISQYIPPESLDEMWDIPGLEQRLKADFALNLPIAQWLADDKKLFEEKLRERIQQEVENAYQLKEQMVGADVLRQFEKAIMLQSLDTHWKEHLAAMDHLRQGINLRGYAQKNPKQEYKREAFELFSAMLENLKIDVVGVLARVQVQAAEDVETVEEQRRKADAVPHSYEHAEAEQLGAELPENATEAKNPQPMIRDGVKVGRNDPCPCGSGKKYKQCHGKLV, encoded by the coding sequence ATGTTTGGAAAACTTTTCACCAAATTAGTTGGTAGCCGCAACGACCGCTTCTTAAAGAAATTACAAAAACAAGTACAGCAAATCAATGCGCTAGAGGCTGAATATCAAGCCTTAACTGATGAGCAGCTACAGGCAAAAACCGCCTACTTTAAACAAAAAATTAAAGACGGGGCTAGCCTAGATGACATCTTAAATGAAGCCTTTGCCACTGTGCGTGAAGCTAGCGTACGGGTTTTTGGCATGCGCCATTTTGATGTGCAATTAATAGGCGGCATGGTGCTGCATCAGGGTAAAATATCTGAAATGCGCACTGGTGAAGGTAAAACTTTAACCGCTACCTTGCCTGCTTATCTTAATGCCTTAAGTGGTGGCAGCGTTCATGTTATTACGGTTAACGATTACTTAGCCCGACGTGATGCTGAAACTAACGAGCCTTTATTTCGCTTTTTAGGCATGACAGTGGGTGTAAACGTACCGGGTATGTCACATGCAGATAAGCATAAAGCTTATGCTGCTGATATTACTTATGGTACTAACAACGAATTTGGTTTTGACTACTTACGTGACAATATGGCGTTCTCGCCAGATGATAGGGTACAGCGCGATCAAGCCTATGCCATTATTGACGAAGTTGACTCTATTTTAATAGATGAAGCTCGTACGCCACTAATTATTTCTGGCCCAGCTGAAGATAGCTCAGAGTTATATCAAAAAATTGATACCTTAGTGCCGCAACTGATTAAGCAAGATGAAGAAGACGAAGAAGGTAAGCATGGTGATGGCCATTTCACCTTAGACGAAAAAGCCCGCCAAGTATATTTAACCGAGCAAGGGCAAATTAAAGTCGAAGACATGCTGCGTGAAGCTGGCATGATTGGCGAGCATGATACCTTGTTTTCTGCTGCCAATATCACCTTGTTGCACCACGTTTATGCTGCGCTGCGTGCCCATCAACTATTTAAACGCGATGTTGACTATGTAATAAAAGACGGTGAAATCGTTATAGTAGATGAGCATACTGGCCGTACTATGGAAGGTCGTCGCTGGTCTGAGGGCTTACACCAAGCGGTAGAAGCTAAAGAAGGCGTGCATATCCAAAATGAAAACCAAACCTTAGCCTCTATCACCTTTCAAAACTACTTCCGGTTGTATAACAAACTGTCAGGTATGACGGGTACAGCAGATACTGAGGCTTTTGAGTTTCAACAAATCTATGGTTTAGAAACAATAGTAGTACCTACTAACCGGCCTATGGTACGCAATGATATGGCCGACTTAGTTTATTTAACGGCAGAAGATAAATACCAAGCAATTATTGCTGATATTATTAAAAAGCAACAAGCTAATCGCCCAGTTTTAGTCGGTACAGCTTCTATAGAAAGCTCAGAATACCTATCTGAACTGCTTAACAAAGCTAAAATTACCCATAAAGTGTTAAACGCTAAGTTTCATGCTAACGAAGCTGAAATTATTGCTAATGCCGGTCGGCCAGGCCATGTCACTATTGCAACTAACATGGCAGGTCGTGGTACTGATATTGTATTAGGTGGTAGCTTACAAGCTGAATTAGCCGGTTTAACTGAGCCAACTGAAGAGCAAATAGCCAAAGTGAAAGCGGACTGGAAAGTACGTCACGATGCAGTTGTCGAGTCAGGTGGTTTACATATTATTGGTACCGAGCGTCATGAGTCACGCCGTATCGATAACCAATTACGTGGTCGCTCTGGTCGTCAAGGTGATAAAGGGTCAAGCCGCTTTTATCTATCGCTAGAAGATTCGCTAATGCGCATTTTCGCTTCTGATAGAATGGCCGCTATGATGCGCCGTTTAGGTATGGAAAAAGGCGAAGCCATAGAGCACCCTTGGGTCAGTCGTGCCATTGAAAACGCTCAGCGTAAAGTGGAAGCCCGTAACTTTGATATTCGTAAGCAATTACTAGAATTCGATGACGTAGCTAACGACCAACGTAAAGTGGTATATGAGCAACGTAATGAGTTATTAGACGCTACAGATATTAGTGAAACTATTACTGTTATTCGTGGTGATGTAGTTGAAGATTTAATTAGCCAATATATTCCGCCAGAGTCTTTAGACGAAATGTGGGATATTCCAGGATTAGAGCAGCGTTTAAAAGCTGACTTTGCGTTAAATTTACCTATAGCGCAGTGGTTAGCCGATGATAAAAAGCTATTTGAAGAAAAATTGCGTGAGCGTATTCAGCAAGAAGTAGAAAACGCTTATCAGCTAAAAGAGCAAATGGTGGGTGCCGATGTTTTGCGTCAGTTTGAAAAAGCCATTATGTTGCAAAGCCTAGACACGCACTGGAAAGAACATCTAGCGGCTATGGATCACTTACGCCAAGGGATCAACCTACGTGGTTATGCCCAAAAAAATCCTAAGCAAGAATATAAGCGTGAAGCCTTTGAGTTATTTTCGGCTATGCTAGAAAACCTGAAAATAGATGTGGTGGGTGTGCTGGCTCGAGTTCAAGTACAAGCTGCTGAAGACGTAGAAACGGTTGAAGAACAAAGACGTAAAGCCGATGCCGTGCCGCACAGCTATGAGCATGCTGAAGCTGAGCAGTTAGGCGCCGAGCTGCCAGAAAATGCTACTGAAGCTAAAAATCCACAGCCAATGATCCGCGATGGCGTAAAAGTAGGCCGTAACGATCCTTGCCCTTGTGGTTCAGGTAAAAAGTATAAGCAATGCCATGGTAAGTTAGTGTAA
- the mutT gene encoding 8-oxo-dGTP diphosphatase MutT: MASNSKANTESAQAGSVVLAAKQLHVAVGVIIQNNQVLLSLRSKQQHQGGKWEFPGGKVEAGETVYQALARELKEELAIDIINAEPFMQQAFSYPERDVLLDIYLVTDFSGSPQGVEGQPLQWVSFAKLSQLKFPEANQPIVNKLQQQFR; encoded by the coding sequence ATGGCAAGCAATAGCAAAGCAAATACAGAGTCAGCGCAAGCTGGCTCTGTTGTTTTAGCCGCAAAACAACTGCATGTTGCAGTAGGCGTTATTATTCAAAATAACCAAGTACTTTTAAGCTTGCGCAGTAAGCAGCAGCATCAAGGTGGCAAATGGGAGTTTCCTGGTGGCAAAGTAGAAGCGGGTGAAACCGTCTACCAAGCCCTAGCGCGAGAGTTAAAAGAAGAGTTAGCCATAGACATTATTAATGCCGAACCTTTTATGCAGCAGGCGTTTAGCTACCCTGAGCGCGATGTGTTACTAGACATCTACTTAGTTACAGACTTTAGCGGCAGCCCGCAAGGAGTAGAAGGCCAGCCATTGCAGTGGGTTAGCTTTGCTAAGCTGTCACAGCTTAAGTTCCCCGAGGCCAATCAACCCATAGTTAACAAGCTACAACAGCAGTTTAGGTAA
- the yacG gene encoding DNA gyrase inhibitor YacG: MVTKVNCPTCKAEVVWSTESEFRPFCCKRCKLIDLGDWAAENHRIPDKSPIDAALSEQYLDELEQEFIAQDNDFFNS; the protein is encoded by the coding sequence ATGGTAACTAAAGTTAATTGTCCAACTTGTAAAGCAGAAGTTGTTTGGTCAACTGAGTCTGAGTTTAGGCCGTTTTGTTGTAAGCGCTGTAAGTTGATTGATTTAGGCGATTGGGCGGCGGAGAATCATCGTATTCCTGATAAGTCGCCTATAGATGCGGCACTGTCAGAGCAGTACTTAGACGAGTTAGAGCAAGAGTTTATTGCTCAGGATAATGATTTTTTTAACAGTTAG
- the zapD gene encoding cell division protein ZapD, protein MTELIYEHPLNEKVRTYLRVEHLFNQLQQLLSLDSEWQQQAFFNNLFNLIEILDRNDIRPDLIKDVERCEAALVAWSSHPSVSDDKLQTMLQQAVKLQSDLLRSTKFIASIKQDPFLAPLRQRFSIPGGSCYFDMPQLQYWLHLELSYRQKVAKSWYQQLSLVQQAIDFVLSFIRERGHFEALTADNGFYQSNTDKYELLRLSYPINAGVYPTISGNKYRYAIRFMQLCDQSGRSNSSDNQAFKLACC, encoded by the coding sequence ATGACAGAGCTGATTTATGAACACCCCTTAAATGAAAAAGTACGAACTTACTTGCGGGTAGAGCATTTATTTAATCAGCTGCAACAATTACTCAGTTTAGACAGCGAATGGCAACAACAAGCTTTTTTTAATAACCTGTTTAATTTAATTGAAATTCTCGACCGTAACGACATTAGGCCAGACTTAATAAAAGACGTAGAGCGCTGCGAGGCAGCCTTAGTTGCTTGGTCTAGCCACCCTTCGGTATCGGACGATAAATTACAAACGATGCTGCAACAGGCCGTTAAACTACAAAGCGACTTACTGCGTAGCACTAAGTTTATTGCTAGCATTAAACAAGATCCTTTTTTAGCCCCATTGCGCCAAAGGTTTTCTATCCCAGGTGGCAGCTGTTATTTTGATATGCCGCAACTGCAATATTGGCTGCATTTAGAGCTAAGCTATCGGCAAAAAGTGGCTAAATCTTGGTATCAACAGCTAAGCTTAGTCCAGCAAGCTATAGATTTTGTTTTAAGCTTTATCCGCGAACGCGGCCACTTTGAAGCCCTTACCGCTGATAATGGTTTTTACCAAAGTAACACTGATAAATACGAGTTACTGCGCTTAAGCTACCCAATTAATGCCGGTGTTTACCCCACTATTAGCGGCAACAAATACCGTTACGCTATCCGCTTTATGCAACTTTGCGATCAAAGCGGCCGCAGCAACAGCAGTGATAACCAAGCTTTTAAACTTGCGTGCTGCTAA
- the coaE gene encoding dephospho-CoA kinase (Dephospho-CoA kinase (CoaE) performs the final step in coenzyme A biosynthesis.), which produces MSQFIVGLTGGIGCGKTTVTKLFANLGVQHVDADVIARNLVQPGTKCLAAITAKFGQSILQADGSLNRAALRQLVFTDSAAKAWLEQLLHPAIRQQLLTELASCNSAYALLVAPLLLENNLQPYCQRILVIDLPESLQISRTLARDQVSEQQVAAIMAAQLPRQQRLAQANDIIHNHSNLEALVPQVQALHQRYLQLAAKGNSG; this is translated from the coding sequence GTGAGTCAATTTATAGTTGGTCTAACCGGTGGTATAGGTTGTGGTAAAACCACTGTTACTAAATTATTTGCCAATTTAGGTGTGCAGCATGTTGATGCTGATGTAATAGCCCGCAACTTAGTTCAACCCGGCACTAAATGTTTAGCGGCTATAACAGCTAAATTTGGTCAGTCAATATTACAAGCTGATGGCAGTTTAAACCGAGCCGCACTTAGACAACTAGTTTTTACTGATAGCGCCGCTAAAGCTTGGTTAGAGCAACTACTACACCCTGCCATTCGCCAGCAATTGTTAACCGAATTAGCTAGTTGCAATTCAGCTTATGCCTTGTTAGTTGCGCCTTTATTGCTTGAAAACAACTTGCAACCTTATTGTCAGCGGATATTAGTGATTGATTTACCAGAAAGCCTGCAAATAAGCCGAACTTTAGCTCGGGATCAGGTGTCAGAGCAACAAGTGGCAGCAATAATGGCAGCGCAGTTACCCAGGCAACAACGCTTAGCCCAAGCCAATGATATAATACATAACCATAGCAACCTAGAGGCATTAGTGCCCCAAGTGCAAGCCTTACATCAACGCTATTTACAACTTGCCGCTAAAGGCAATTCAGGCTAA
- a CDS encoding A24 family peptidase, translated as MAELSLVLQQEPVLFIILVGLISLIVGSFLNVLIYRLPKMMELDWQAEYKAYFTQPAADDTSTGADTDEASFNLAVPRSCCPNCQTPIKAYDNIPIVSWLLLKAKCRSCKAPISSRYPLIEGLTAVMAMLVAWQLGFGLTAMLLIVLTWGLIALSFIDIDKMLLPDQLTLPLLWLVLLFSLSDSALVSPSQAIIGAAAGYLSLWSVYWLFKLLTGKEGMGYGDFKLLAIFGALLGWQQLPLIILLSSLVGAVVGITLLSIQGKDKTTPIPFGPYIAAAGWIAMLWGEQISQIYLNYIGVY; from the coding sequence ATGGCAGAGCTAAGCTTAGTGCTGCAACAAGAGCCCGTGCTGTTTATTATTCTAGTTGGCCTAATTAGCTTAATAGTAGGCAGCTTTTTAAATGTGCTAATTTATCGTTTACCCAAAATGATGGAGCTAGACTGGCAAGCTGAGTATAAAGCCTATTTTACCCAACCTGCTGCTGATGATACTAGTACTGGTGCTGACACTGATGAAGCTAGCTTTAATTTAGCCGTACCGCGCTCATGCTGCCCTAATTGCCAAACGCCGATTAAAGCTTATGACAATATTCCTATTGTAAGTTGGCTATTACTTAAGGCTAAATGCCGCAGCTGTAAAGCGCCTATTAGTAGCCGTTATCCGCTTATTGAGGGCTTAACAGCAGTTATGGCCATGTTGGTAGCCTGGCAACTAGGCTTTGGCTTAACTGCTATGCTGTTGATAGTGCTTACTTGGGGCCTAATTGCCTTAAGCTTTATTGATATTGATAAAATGCTCCTGCCCGATCAGCTAACTTTGCCTTTACTGTGGTTAGTACTGCTATTTAGCCTTAGCGACTCAGCTTTGGTTAGCCCAAGCCAAGCCATTATAGGTGCAGCTGCAGGTTATTTAAGCTTATGGTCGGTGTATTGGCTGTTTAAATTATTAACCGGTAAAGAAGGTATGGGCTATGGCGACTTTAAATTACTGGCTATCTTTGGCGCCCTGTTAGGATGGCAGCAATTACCCTTAATTATTTTACTATCTTCCTTGGTTGGTGCTGTAGTGGGCATAACCTTACTTAGCATTCAGGGTAAAGATAAAACTACCCCTATCCCCTTTGGCCCTTATATAGCAGCAGCGGGCTGGATTGCCATGCTGTGGGGCGAGCAAATAAGCCAAATATATTTAAATTATATTGGGGTTTATTAA
- a CDS encoding type II secretion system F family protein, giving the protein MTQANNLKIKQLDIYNYKGVNRRGTKVSGELKGANIAEVKALLRQQGITPSGVKKKPRSLFGEGKKITAADIALVTRQIATMLGAGVPLVQSVDLIASGSDHKNLGALMQKISVKLQAGIPLSEVLREHPKYFDELYCDLVKSGEASGALDSIFDRIAIYKEKAEALKSKIKKAMFYPAAVLIIAGIVSSILLIFVVPQFAEIFAGFGAELPAFTQLVVKLSELMQAYWWVVLFGLIGFGYLVKKTYGSNLRFRTWMDGLIIKAPVIGDILNKAAVARYARTLSTTFAAGVPLIEALESAAGASGNEVYKNSIMYIREEVSSGNPMYIAMKQTKRFPEMVVQMVSIGEETGALDSMLSKVANIYEQEVDDAVDGLTALLEPMIMAVLGVVIGGLIIAMYLPIFAMGSIV; this is encoded by the coding sequence ATGACTCAGGCCAATAACCTAAAAATAAAACAGCTTGATATCTATAATTACAAAGGGGTTAACCGCCGCGGTACTAAGGTTAGCGGTGAGTTAAAAGGCGCTAATATTGCTGAGGTTAAAGCCTTATTGCGCCAGCAAGGTATTACCCCCTCTGGGGTTAAGAAAAAACCGCGCTCATTATTTGGCGAAGGCAAAAAAATAACTGCTGCCGATATCGCTTTAGTGACCCGGCAAATTGCCACTATGCTAGGCGCTGGTGTGCCTTTAGTGCAGTCGGTCGATTTAATTGCTAGTGGCTCAGACCATAAAAACTTAGGCGCTTTAATGCAAAAGATTTCGGTTAAGCTGCAAGCTGGTATACCACTGTCTGAGGTATTACGCGAGCACCCTAAGTATTTTGATGAGTTATATTGTGACTTAGTTAAATCGGGCGAGGCATCAGGTGCTTTAGATAGCATTTTTGACCGTATTGCTATTTATAAAGAAAAGGCCGAAGCCTTAAAGTCAAAAATTAAAAAAGCCATGTTTTACCCTGCGGCTGTACTCATTATAGCCGGTATTGTTAGCTCTATTTTATTAATTTTTGTAGTACCGCAATTTGCCGAAATTTTTGCTGGCTTTGGCGCTGAGCTGCCGGCCTTTACTCAGCTAGTGGTAAAATTGTCAGAACTAATGCAAGCCTATTGGTGGGTAGTGCTGTTTGGCTTAATTGGTTTTGGTTACTTAGTTAAAAAAACCTATGGCAGCAATTTAAGGTTTAGAACCTGGATGGATGGCTTAATAATAAAAGCCCCAGTAATAGGCGATATTTTAAATAAAGCCGCTGTGGCCCGTTATGCCCGCACTTTATCTACTACTTTTGCCGCTGGTGTGCCTTTAATAGAAGCCTTAGAGTCTGCCGCTGGTGCCTCGGGTAATGAAGTGTATAAAAATTCTATTATGTATATTCGCGAAGAAGTATCCTCAGGTAACCCTATGTACATTGCTATGAAGCAGACTAAGCGCTTCCCGGAAATGGTAGTGCAAATGGTGTCTATAGGTGAAGAGACCGGTGCTTTAGACAGCATGCTATCTAAAGTGGCTAATATTTATGAGCAAGAAGTAGATGATGCCGTAGATGGCTTAACCGCCCTATTAGAGCCAATGATAATGGCGGTATTAGGTGTAGTAATAGGCGGCCTTATTATTGCTATGTACTTACCTATCTTTGCTATGGGTTCAATAGTGTAA
- the pilB gene encoding type IV-A pilus assembly ATPase PilB, with amino-acid sequence MAVTATSTLLKRLSQLGLVDSDQTLKVITEKGSQYKNLPELLITEKLISSEMLANAAAKISLTTQFDLTHYDSSMVPEDLRNEKLVRKTHMLPLGKRGRSMFLAVVDPTDIQTIEDCEFNTGLNAEVVVVDYSQLTKLIDTVFDNSFGQEYGHTEWDLGSLGIEDKADDDASMVVDAEDQPIIAFINKMLHDAIRKGASDLHFEPYEKTYRIRFRIDGILNEVASPPVELATRLSARLKVMSRLDIAEKRVPQDGRIKLKISAKKSIDFRVSTLPTIWGEKIVMRILDSDSAMLGIDVLGYEPEQKQLYLNALKQPQGMILVTGPTGSGKTVSLYTGLAILNTEQTNISTAEDPVEINLAGINQVQVNPRAGLTFSSALKSFLRQDPDVVMVGEVRDLETAEIAIKAAQTGHLVLSTLHTNSAPETLTRLLNMGVPSYNVASSVSLIIAQRLARRLCSHCKIPEQLPEAELLKQGFTPEQLSSITIYKPVGCDNCTSGYKGRVGIYEVMPVSAKMADIIMQGGNSLDISNQAQLEGVNNLRQSGLIKAAAGLTSLAEVNRVTQG; translated from the coding sequence ATGGCAGTTACAGCAACCTCTACTTTATTAAAACGCTTAAGTCAACTTGGCTTGGTTGATTCTGATCAGACCCTAAAAGTGATTACTGAAAAAGGCAGTCAATATAAAAACTTGCCCGAGCTGCTAATTACCGAAAAGCTAATTAGTAGTGAGATGCTAGCCAATGCTGCGGCTAAAATAAGTTTAACTACTCAGTTTGATTTAACCCATTATGACAGCAGCATGGTGCCAGAAGATTTGCGCAACGAAAAGCTAGTGCGCAAAACCCATATGTTACCGCTAGGTAAACGCGGTCGCAGTATGTTTTTAGCTGTAGTAGACCCTACTGATATTCAAACCATTGAAGATTGCGAATTTAATACTGGCCTAAACGCTGAAGTGGTTGTAGTAGATTACAGCCAATTAACTAAATTAATTGATACCGTTTTTGATAACAGTTTTGGCCAAGAGTATGGCCATACCGAGTGGGATTTAGGCTCTTTAGGCATTGAAGATAAAGCAGACGATGATGCCAGCATGGTAGTGGACGCTGAAGATCAGCCCATTATTGCTTTTATTAATAAAATGCTCCATGACGCTATTCGCAAGGGCGCCTCGGATTTACACTTTGAACCTTATGAAAAAACCTACCGCATTCGGTTTCGTATAGACGGTATTTTAAATGAAGTGGCCAGCCCACCTGTTGAACTAGCCACTAGGCTATCGGCACGGTTAAAGGTAATGTCGCGCTTAGATATTGCCGAAAAAAGGGTACCGCAAGATGGCCGCATAAAGTTAAAAATTTCTGCTAAAAAATCCATAGACTTTCGGGTTAGTACCTTGCCTACTATTTGGGGTGAAAAAATAGTAATGCGGATCCTCGACTCCGACAGCGCTATGTTAGGCATAGATGTGTTAGGCTACGAGCCAGAGCAAAAACAGCTGTACTTAAATGCTTTAAAGCAACCGCAAGGCATGATTTTAGTAACAGGCCCTACTGGCTCGGGTAAAACGGTATCACTTTATACCGGCTTGGCCATTTTAAATACTGAGCAAACTAATATTTCTACTGCTGAAGATCCTGTAGAGATTAACTTAGCTGGCATTAACCAAGTGCAAGTTAACCCACGCGCAGGTTTAACCTTTTCATCGGCTTTAAAATCTTTTTTACGCCAAGACCCCGACGTAGTTATGGTGGGTGAGGTGCGAGACTTAGAAACCGCCGAAATAGCCATTAAAGCGGCGCAAACCGGTCACTTGGTATTGTCTACTTTGCACACTAATTCGGCACCAGAAACCTTAACCAGACTGCTTAATATGGGCGTACCCTCTTATAACGTGGCCAGTTCAGTATCCCTAATTATTGCCCAGCGCTTAGCGCGCCGGCTATGCAGCCATTGTAAAATTCCCGAGCAACTGCCAGAGGCAGAATTATTAAAGCAAGGTTTTACCCCAGAGCAACTAAGTAGTATAACTATTTATAAACCTGTTGGTTGTGATAACTGCACTAGTGGCTATAAAGGCCGAGTCGGTATTTATGAAGTTATGCCAGTTAGCGCTAAAATGGCCGACATTATAATGCAAGGCGGTAATTCGTTAGATATTAGCAACCAAGCCCAACTAGAAGGCGTTAACAATTTACGCCAGTCGGGCTTAATTAAAGCCGCTGCTGGCTTAACTAGCTTAGCGGAAGTAAACCGAGTGACTCAAGGCTAA
- a CDS encoding DNA/RNA non-specific endonuclease produces the protein MATQRRLGRAARRQRYRRRWFSARGKQQCCLCPVSKKAIKPSGGVTPAASSNATTAAHSSTDPSASSAPATQSVTERFGDNEAVWVIDEQGRPLSVTATLTSTYSEARTSQEKQHQRTVGGDARLSSDDGGHIIGHRFMSDQGLKNLFPQDANLNRGAYKSMENEWEDWTKEGYEVRLTVELDPPGAERPDNIIAEYQVFDKVTGARVFKRDHEFNNQQGEAFKRVARKDMQNYRG, from the coding sequence ATGGCAACTCAGCGACGGCTGGGGCGCGCCGCCAGAAGACAACGGTATAGGCGAAGGTGGTTTAGCGCCAGAGGCAAGCAGCAATGCTGTCTCTGCCCCGTCAGCAAAAAAGCGATTAAACCCAGCGGTGGCGTAACGCCGGCAGCTAGCAGTAACGCCACAACAGCAGCGCATAGCAGTACAGATCCGTCAGCTAGTTCCGCGCCAGCAACGCAAAGTGTCACCGAGCGCTTTGGTGACAACGAAGCAGTATGGGTAATAGATGAGCAAGGCCGTCCGCTATCGGTAACTGCCACGTTAACCAGCACCTATAGTGAAGCCCGCACATCACAGGAAAAGCAGCATCAACGCACTGTAGGTGGTGATGCCCGCTTAAGCTCAGACGATGGCGGCCATATTATCGGCCACCGTTTTATGAGCGACCAGGGCTTAAAGAACCTGTTTCCGCAAGATGCTAACTTAAACCGCGGTGCCTATAAATCGATGGAAAATGAGTGGGAAGACTGGACCAAAGAGGGCTATGAGGTCCGGTTAACGGTAGAATTAGATCCGCCCGGCGCTGAACGACCAGATAACATTATTGCCGAGTATCAGGTTTTTGATAAGGTCACTGGTGCAAGAGTCTTTAAGCGTGATCACGAATTTAATAATCAACAAGGTGAGGCATTTAAGCGAGTTGCCCGCAAAGATATGCAGAACTATAGAGGTTAA